One segment of Trichlorobacter ammonificans DNA contains the following:
- a CDS encoding BglII/BstYI family type II restriction endonuclease, whose protein sequence is MKITAMKFYGGAREKVCRLGLADLFLELQQIIFETTIEIEETRDANGAAFIREELDSRFSNGDDWVKTASGGVDWVKRIRYNSTFMARIGVEIQVSARSDLLIRDIVHLRNSLQEGHIDVGAIVVPSDRFQLFLPDRTPSYRDAIRYIEQEFKEAMTFPIVVIAIEHDGTGNALPKKRTNKGKAD, encoded by the coding sequence ATGAAGATTACTGCGATGAAATTTTACGGAGGAGCACGAGAGAAAGTTTGCCGTCTCGGCCTCGCCGATCTATTTCTGGAGCTTCAGCAAATCATTTTTGAAACAACAATCGAAATTGAAGAAACTCGTGATGCCAATGGTGCGGCATTCATTCGTGAAGAGCTTGATTCCCGCTTTAGCAACGGAGATGACTGGGTGAAAACCGCCTCTGGCGGGGTGGATTGGGTAAAGCGGATACGTTACAATTCAACTTTTATGGCAAGAATCGGTGTTGAAATTCAAGTGTCTGCCCGTAGCGATCTCCTTATCCGTGATATAGTCCATTTGCGAAACAGTCTGCAAGAAGGTCATATTGATGTGGGAGCTATAGTTGTCCCATCTGATCGTTTTCAATTATTTCTCCCTGATCGCACCCCAAGTTACCGCGACGCCATACGCTACATTGAACAAGAGTTTAAAGAAGCTATGACGTTTCCAATCGTAGTAATTGCAATTGAACACGATGGCACTGGCAATGCATTACCCAAAAAGAGAACCAATAAAGGCAAGGCCGACTAG
- a CDS encoding DNA-methyltransferase, translating to MTPYLTTAHGVLFQANCLHILENLRPESVDTVFADPPFNIGKDYKNGFNDKINREEYFSWCKKWIFECARILKTGGSFFLYSTPELALRFGEYMREYLNFRHWIAVSMKSTFPRGKKLYPAHYAMLYFTRGEPKTFNKVRLPVSTCRHCGGEIKDYGGHRNKLNPEGLNLSDFWDDTSPNRHKKFKVRPGVNELKLVIPERAILISTNPGDIVFDPFGGGGSTYQAAEIHHRNWIGTELFDCAHIKTRLTESFPVSVRHEPQYNWRDLFNEDYCDEILRRSTRESLPSRPRRSISGASANHF from the coding sequence ATGACCCCCTACTTGACAACTGCTCACGGCGTGCTTTTTCAGGCTAATTGTCTGCACATTCTGGAAAATTTGCGTCCAGAGTCCGTAGATACTGTATTTGCTGACCCACCTTTCAATATTGGCAAGGACTACAAAAACGGATTCAACGACAAAATAAACCGAGAAGAATATTTCAGTTGGTGCAAAAAATGGATATTTGAATGCGCCAGGATACTGAAAACCGGTGGTTCTTTTTTCTTATATTCAACTCCCGAACTTGCTCTGCGCTTTGGTGAATACATGCGCGAGTACCTTAATTTCAGACATTGGATTGCAGTATCGATGAAAAGCACTTTTCCCAGGGGCAAAAAACTTTATCCAGCTCATTATGCCATGCTGTATTTTACCCGTGGAGAACCAAAAACATTTAATAAAGTACGCCTTCCAGTTTCCACTTGCCGACACTGCGGTGGTGAAATTAAGGACTATGGAGGACACAGGAATAAACTCAATCCAGAAGGATTAAACCTATCAGACTTCTGGGACGACACTTCACCAAACCGACACAAGAAATTTAAAGTCAGACCGGGAGTAAATGAGTTGAAGCTTGTAATACCTGAACGAGCGATACTCATTTCAACAAACCCCGGTGACATTGTCTTCGATCCTTTTGGCGGTGGTGGATCCACTTATCAGGCCGCAGAAATTCACCATCGCAACTGGATTGGAACTGAGCTTTTTGATTGCGCTCATATTAAAACCAGACTGACCGAATCTTTTCCTGTTTCTGTCCGTCATGAACCACAATACAACTGGAGGGATCTTTTTAATGAAGATTACTGCGATGAAATTTTACGGAGGAGCACGAGAGAAAGTTTGCCGTCTCGGCCTCGCCGATCTATTTCTGGAGCTTCAGCAAATCATTTTTGA